In Deltaproteobacteria bacterium, the genomic stretch AGAAGGCTGGATTTGCCCACATTCGCCCTGCCGACAATCAGGACTTCTGTTCCTTCCTTATAGATTTTTCCCCTATCGAATGCATCGATCATGGCATTAAGGGGGTCCCGGGCACCGGTTATCAGAAGCTCCCTGAGCCTTGTCTCCGTGATAATTTCTATGTCTTCATCCGGATAGTCTATGGCTACTTCAAGTGCGGCCATGGATTCTTTGACAGCATCACGAATTTCCTTAATCCCTTTGGACAGACATCCCTGCAATTGCCTGACCGCAAGCTGTCCTGCGGTGTCCCCGCAAGCCAGGGACAAATCAAGCACGGCCTCTGCCTGGGTGAGGTCGATCCTGCCGTTCAAAAAGGCCCTTTTTGTGAATTCGCCGGGGTCTGCCAGACGTGCACCCTGTTTGATCAGTGTCTCAAGAATGTGACGTAAGACTGCGGGACCGCTGTGACATTGAATTTCCAGTACGTCTTCTCTTGTATAGCTGTGAGGGGCCTTCATCAGTACGGCCAGGACCTCATCCAGAACGGCACCATCCTGTGGGTTGCAGGCCCGGCCGTAGTAAAGCCGATGGGATTGTATCATTTCAATCCGCTTTGCCGGCCGGAATACGGATCTGAAAAGTTGTGCCGAAAGGGGACCGCTTACCCTGATTATCCCGATACCACCCGGTCCTGACGGAGTTGCCAGGGCGGCTATTGTGTCGTTCTCTCTATATATGTCAGGCACGTAACCGTTTACACTCCTTGATAATCGGCAGACTTTTGCAGGGTTTCAACCGCGGGCAGATTGCAACATAAGCGGCATTTGCACCGGATTATGCTTTGAAATCCGAAAAAAGTCTGCCGATTATCAAGGTATGGACTAAATAATTCAGTCAGGCACTGCTATTTTTTTTATTGCGTTGCCGTTGTTTGGCTGTTCGGCGGACCGGGCTGATCACGACCTTGCGCATGATTCCTTCGCCTATGCTGTGAGTGCGTACTCCCTTAACGTCCTTGAGGGTCAGGTGGACCAGTCTGCGTTCTGTGGCCCCCAACGGCTGAAGTGTAAACGGACGCCCTGTTTTCTGGGCCTTTTTTGCCGTGCGGTGTGCAAGAAGCGAGATGCTCTTTTCTCTTTTTTCCCGGTAGCTCTGTGCTTCCAGCCTGACCCCGGCGTGGCTTTTGAGTCTGTGTCGCAGAATACGGTTGACTATGTATTCTAATGCATTGAGATTCTGGCCCTCTTTCCCTATGATTAAAGAAAGATCTTCACCGGATATATCCAGGTAAGGTCCTTCTTCGCCGATCTTAATCACTACCTGTCCCGCAAGACCGGCCTTATTCAGAAGCTCTTCGGCAATCTCACGGGCCAGAGAGATGTGTTTATCCCGATCTTCCGGAGCCTCTATATCACCGGATTCGATCATGCTTCCTTCAGATTCAGGCGGTTCGAGTATGCCTTGATCGGCCACAGCCTCTTCCTCCTGCCCGCTTCCTTCTTCTGTCTTTTCTTCTGTGACTTGAGATCTGGATTTTTTAAGCACGGCCTGAATCTTGGCCTTGCGCCCCCCCAGTCCGAAGATGCCTGTGAACCCCCGGGTGAGTATATTGATTTCAAGATCGTCAGGTTCTGCCTTAAAATATTTGCATGCAGCTTCTATGGCGTAGTCTACGGTTTTGCCGACAAATTCTTTTGATCCTTGTGTTGCTACAGAAGATTCATTGTCTGTCATTATCTTTTATTCCACTTAATTTGTAAATTTGTTCACATAGTGTTGTTGTGCAATAGAAAGTACGTTGTTAACCAACCAGTAGAGCACCAATCCAGAGGGAAAATTAATGAACATAAAGGTAAATATCACCGGAAGAAACTGCATCATGCGGGCCTGGGTCGGGTCAAGAGAAGAAGGGCTTAATTTCTGCTGTAAATACATGGAGACGCCCATAAGCAGGGTAAGTACCGGTATGCCTCCCAGGTAAGGAATGTTTACCCCTGGTATCATCAGCCGGTCAGGAGCTGAAAGGTCGTTTATCCACAGCATGAAGGGGGCATGGCGCAGTTCTATCGATTGAAGCAATACTTTGTACAAGGCAAAAAATACCGGGATCTGAAGCAGCATAGGCAGACAGCCGCTCATGGGATTCACTTTGTAGGTTTTATAGAGCTGCATGAGTTCCTTATTCAGCTTCTCTTTATCATTTCCATAGCTTTCTTTCAGCTTGGCCAGTTTCGGCTGAAGTTTCTGCATGGTCTTCATGGACTTGGCGCTCTTTTGCGCCAGGGGCCAGAAGGCGACCTTTATCAGTATGGTAACAATAATTATGGCAATGCCGTAATTATGAATAAATCTGAAAAAGAATTTGAGAATATATAAAAGAGGCTTGGCAATCGGATCAAACCAACCAAAATTTATGGCCTTGGAGAGATTGTGTCCAAGGGCGTTCAGGCGGTCGATTTCTTTTGGTCCGAAATATACCCCCAGATTTAAGATCTCGACTCCCTGTGCCGCGCTTCCAGGAGCCGGCTTGAGTGCAGTCAGCCGGCTTTCAGTCAGGCCGTCGGCCTCTTTTTTCTCAATCGATATATTCCAGGGTCCCTGGCTGGCAACAGGGATTAAAGCTGTAAGGAAATAGTTGTCACCATAACCTATCCAGTCAACCTGACCCGTGTACGTATGCTTTTCCCCCATTTTTTTTAGTTTTACTTCTTGCAACGAATTGTTGCCATAGTAGGCAGGGCCTGCAAATGTAAACCTGTTTTTTTTCTTGCCTGGTTTATTGTACAAGAATACCGACCCCGGGATGGTCCCCGCCCCTGACAACCGGATAGATAGATCTATCCAGTAACTTCCCTGATGAAATGTGTATGTCTTTGTGACTTTAATACCGTTAGGCATATCGCAAGTAAATTTCATCCGCGCTTCTTCGTCGGCCTTTGTAAGTTTCAGGCCTTCCTTGTCCGGTTCAAAGAAACAGGACGAAAGGTCTATCGGCGGCTGGGATTCCAGCCGAAGTCCAAGAGGTAGATACGGGGGAGAGACATTGATCAAATTCACGGGAGCAGCGTCGCCTGAAAGCGTTGCCGGATATTCCTTTAAAAAGTAATTTTTGACCGTCCCGCCCTTTTCTGAGAAAACGAGACGGTACAAATCCGTTTCCACAGTGAAGTCTCTTGCCTTGCGGAGCGGTGCCTTTGTGTCAATTTGAATGTCAGGGCGGCTTATGCCGCTGGGGACGGAGACATCGGCCCCCCCATAAGTGCGAACGGGTTTCCCATACTCATGGCCTGGGGCCTGCTTGCCGGAATCCGCTGCAGGGACATCCTTATCAGCGGTCTTTTCACGAGGCGGCCTTGATACATTACCACCCAAAAAATACTGAAATACAAGCAATACTGCCAAGGACAGAACTAATGCCAACAATGTGCGTGAATCCATTGTAGTAAACCTTAATCACCAGAGACGTCTTCTAATCACAATCTTCGGCTTTCCATCGGAGTCAGGTAAGCAAAGCAGCCGGTCAGGTAAAAATTTCTGCTACAAAAGACCTTCTTAACGTAAACCGGAAAAATCAGGGGACAGGGTCGTATCCGCCCGGAGTCCAGGGATGACACCTCAGGAGTCGTTTGGCAGTCAACACCATACCTTTAATGGGACCATGCCTGATGACGGCTTCCTCTGCGTATCGAGAGCAACTGGGAACGAAACGGCAAGACATTGGTAAAACAGGAGAAAGCAATAGCCTGTATATTCTAAGGAAGGAAAGTATTAACTTACTTAATATATTCTTGGTATTCAATTGTTAACACCTGTTCGGATCCTTAAATGCCTTGGCAAGATTGCTCCTGAGT encodes the following:
- the trmE gene encoding tRNA uridine-5-carboxymethylaminomethyl(34) synthesis GTPase MnmE → MPDIYRENDTIAALATPSGPGGIGIIRVSGPLSAQLFRSVFRPAKRIEMIQSHRLYYGRACNPQDGAVLDEVLAVLMKAPHSYTREDVLEIQCHSGPAVLRHILETLIKQGARLADPGEFTKRAFLNGRIDLTQAEAVLDLSLACGDTAGQLAVRQLQGCLSKGIKEIRDAVKESMAALEVAIDYPDEDIEIITETRLRELLITGARDPLNAMIDAFDRGKIYKEGTEVLIVGRANVGKSSLLNAMACEDRAIVTSIPGTTRDTIEAAVNLEGILVRLIDTAGIRPDPDLIETIGIERIRKKAKLAHAVIWMLDLSEPLRDEDFKALEILDTFTKRKKILIAFNKIDKVHFWESAAGKQASEIFNRLKEMKGNVWVGISAITGEGLESLSRLLVNKLLDDAPAEPPDIVPNMRQKEALETARKAVNRAIDSISQRVSPDLVSIDLREAMNALGEITGDSVTDEVLDHIFSHFCLGK
- a CDS encoding membrane protein insertion efficiency factor YidD, which gives rise to MLSKLILSFLRIYRLLLSPVLPMSCRFVPSCSRYAEEAVIRHGPIKGMVLTAKRLLRCHPWTPGGYDPVP
- a CDS encoding membrane protein insertase YidC, with amino-acid sequence MDSRTLLALVLSLAVLLVFQYFLGGNVSRPPREKTADKDVPAADSGKQAPGHEYGKPVRTYGGADVSVPSGISRPDIQIDTKAPLRKARDFTVETDLYRLVFSEKGGTVKNYFLKEYPATLSGDAAPVNLINVSPPYLPLGLRLESQPPIDLSSCFFEPDKEGLKLTKADEEARMKFTCDMPNGIKVTKTYTFHQGSYWIDLSIRLSGAGTIPGSVFLYNKPGKKKNRFTFAGPAYYGNNSLQEVKLKKMGEKHTYTGQVDWIGYGDNYFLTALIPVASQGPWNISIEKKEADGLTESRLTALKPAPGSAAQGVEILNLGVYFGPKEIDRLNALGHNLSKAINFGWFDPIAKPLLYILKFFFRFIHNYGIAIIIVTILIKVAFWPLAQKSAKSMKTMQKLQPKLAKLKESYGNDKEKLNKELMQLYKTYKVNPMSGCLPMLLQIPVFFALYKVLLQSIELRHAPFMLWINDLSAPDRLMIPGVNIPYLGGIPVLTLLMGVSMYLQQKLSPSSLDPTQARMMQFLPVIFTFMFINFPSGLVLYWLVNNVLSIAQQHYVNKFTN